TTAAtaagtttcgaaaattttgaaatacagtttgaaaaaaacatacatcttttaaatatttctccAGTTTCCTGTATATGTAGATATACGAGGTGTGtctgaaaaattggaaaatgatttCTACATTGGAACTGCttcttttcaattaatttctaaGCTAATGGTCTTAAGTCTTAATGGTAAGTTGTCTTAATGGAATTTCGAGCTGAAGGTTATTATTGACAAAAACATTATatcttgaaaatttgatatagaTATATAGCTTACAGAATTGGAAATACatattttgtgaattgttcaattgtaaaaatttattatgaataatgaaatatgaaaactgATTGTGAAATATAGACTAGCGAAACTGCAGCTTATATTGACTGTATCTGAAAGATACACACCTTAAGAATAGTAagattattcatttaaaaatgaaaatgtgaaaaatatatagaaaataggTGAGTGCCTTCTTCAAGAATCCCAATCCCTCTCACAAATAGTCAAGAACTGAACTGTCCAAGTAACAAATGAAGAAGTCCTCAGAAGATTGGAAAAATAAGTGATGATAACGATAGAAATTCGCAAACTACTTCAGCCACATAATGGGAAATGAATCCAGATAATATGCATCGATCCAAGCCATCCTACAAAGCAAAATATTTGGGAAAAGAGGCGCAGGAAGATGATGCGAACCTGgttcaataaaaatttccttCAATTCTTTTGCATTGCTGCTGACAGATTGCcgataaagaagaagaatgaacAGAACGAAGAAAAACCAtgatgaaatcataaaaattgacaCAAGAAtataaatgaagtattttgatGCTTTTCATCGTTTTCATTTCAATGAATTTcttgtagaaaatttatatacatacaaTCTTGTCCAAAATTATGTACATGTATTTTTAGAACTAAAACAAGTAAAGAAGGGTCTAATACTTGTTATTGCTAAAATGAGATCCAGGAGATAAAAGAAAAACGGTTGAAAGAAGACGAAGAGGAAAGTGGTTGAAACAAGACGAAGAGAAAAGTGGTTAAAAGAAGATGGAGAAAAATGGTTAAAAGAAGTCGAAAAGGACCTAATCTTTGTCAATGCTACAGTGGAATCCAGGAAGTagtagaaaaatagaaaaatgatttaaacaagtctcataaaattataaaaaaaagatggaaaaaGTCTAAGCTCAAAAGCTAGAACTTTTTTGGTGACATTTTAGCTTTTTCTAATTCTTTATGAAAGACAGTGAAACGCTCAAACTGCTGTCAAATGCAATTTCTCCGGAAAAGGGAAAAATCAAAATCTGAGAAGAAGAATTCACTTGAACATGTATCCTAATTATGGTGTTACTTATGTACGTCGACATGGgaacgaaaatatttataaatagaatttcaaaaaaatgttataaaatctTTAGTTTGTAGGcatttttcattactttcacatattaaaatttaaatacttcaaattattgttaattaaacaatgaaaatgtGTATCAAACTGGGCTAAAATACTGTTTTCCAATGGGAGATAGAATCAAATTTGGGAATGTGCAATTTCACTATCCGCCACCAATTGTGGGAAAATTAAATATGAACAGTTTTTTTAGATGAAAGACTAACTATTAGACcctttttatacaaaaataccGATTTTTCTGAATGTTTTCAAAGGGAAGTACAATATGaagatataataaattaatatctaaAACCTCcatgtttctttgatttttaatacTCATTCTATATCGAACTATAGAATACAGCAATTAATTTTACCACAATCCTGACATTCAAAAAGAGAATGATATATTAgagatttagaaataaataaatgaaaaagtactCGCAGCTCTATAAGTTAATAAACATCAATTCTagaccaccctgtatatattttaaaacaatccCATAGTGTCAAAGGTTACAGAAAACGATTCAACATACAATAGTAGTCGTTAAATGATATGGAGAATTTTATAGGAAAGTCTGAAGtaatatttattcgaaattataagaaaattttctttcctcaatgatccttttttataaacttgaaaaatgtttaaaaaaaattaacacctatattttttacgaaatatatatagtttctttttctcaaaataaatacGAGTTTTGAGAAGTTTCATTCTTGTATCGAATTGTTTAGCTAGACCGTCTCTTTtgagttttaataaatttaattttcgtTTCAAAAGTTCATATTTCAGTTCAATACAACGGCGATGGAAAGTGTTGTTTACATCTTCTTCTCCTATATGCACATGAGGATCTGAAAAACAAAATCTCCTCTAATCAAATTCTAATCAACATATTCTAGTCACTTACTTGGGTTTATGATGTGTACCAATTGAGGAGAGCAGTGTCTTATTATTGAATTAGCGACTAGTATCACCCTTGGTCTTTCTAAATGCATACCtagtaatttaaaattacaatatttcatttacattaagaatttttatgtatttaccAGCACCATTGATGATTAAAGGCGtttgaatattatttgttaCCTCAGAAGTAGCCATAGAGGAAGTATCTACAAATCCAAAGTTGTTAAAATacatttctaagaaaaaaatatgtttcgtTATCCCGTACTATACCTTCTGCCTGCGAACTAGATGGTACAACTACCATATCTTCAACAGCATTAATTTGAGTTGATGTTAATTCTGTATTGACAGAATTTCGAGTTGTTTGCCGATTATTCTCCATGTCAAAGTagctatgaaaataaaactcaCTGTTTTGTTGATGTATTACTTATTCATATATTTcgttgtttttctttttttatacaaataattgatCCAATCAGCTGTTTAATTTACGGGAACTTCAGTTGTAATATCAAAGAAGGTACACTCCAATTTTCAATACTGTttatattataaactaaaaattataattcatcaGAAGAATAGAATTTTTAACTTTTAGAAGCTAATACATGAGAATCCAACTAACCCCATATCAATTCAAAACATAAATAAACCAAATGTACGTTGGCAAATCTGAACGTTATCAAAGTCATGTGTCATATTCAATTGGAAACGTCAAAACGAAAAGGTTATAATGTCTgtcacaatatatttttgaaaaatggatgATTTACAGCTTTCTGATACGTTACAAAGGTATTTTTCAGATGTTTTCTTGTGTTGTGATGAAGACAATTCCGGTAAAGCATCCTTAACAAAGAcaattgaattaattcaatCGGGGAGTGTACCCGAAGATGTCATTTCACAAGTAAGTTTCAGTTGTGCACTTGGATAACAATTGTTtaccttcaatttttattgtaactaTCATTAAATCCTGATAAAGATAGGctgtaattaaattattcaccCATTATCCACATGTTCGTATATACTGTCATCAATCAAATTTAAACACAATAGGTTTTCTTTATTGTgcacaattttataaatttataaacagtTTGGATAAGTACAATGTACAGTACATTATTAATTATAGATATCAGATATTTGCTGGGCTCTCGGTAGTAACtacttgaataaaaaacaatttttttctgcaCTGAAGCTGGTGGCAGCTTATCAAGCCAACATTCCTGTTAGAAGTGAAGTATTAACTTCAAAGATTGAACTTCCCTTGCCTCGTTTTACTTGGACtgttattgataataaaagtCCCATAGGAGATTTAATTGAACTTAGGCATCATCCAAATGATTACACAGAACAAGTaagtcatattttatttatataaaaattgattttttaaatgccCTTTCATTTATTAGGTGGATACTGCCAGTACAGATTCAGAAATAGAGAGTGAGACTGTAAGAAATGGTTCTCCAGATATGTCTAGTGCAACCTCAGATAGTCCTACTCCAACTAATAGTGTTCAAGATAGGAGTTGGGTTGTGTCGGGAGTGTGGCATGGACTTATTTCTGAGGAACAGAGGCAGTTATTAGGTAAATAAACAATTACAATTCAAtgttaaattttccaaaatgtatatttgttttaatataaaatcattttttaggAACTGAAGAAGAATCATCTGAAAAGCACAGCAGTGAAGAAGATACTGAAGTTTCAAGTGAAGTATGGACCATAACTAATGAACAAAGAGAATATTACACCAATCAGTTTAGATCCCTCCAACCTGACACTAATGCCTTATTAGCAGGTCCTATAGCTAGAACCTTCTTTGAAAAATCCCGCCTTCCCATTCACGAACTAAGGAAAATCTGGCAGCTAGCAGATGTTACTAAAGATGGAGCACTTTCTTTACAGGAATTCAATACAGCAATGCATCTGGTTGTCCTTAGAAGAAATCATATTGAACTACCTGATGTTCTACCACCTACTCTAGTACCTGGAAATGAAACTCCACTTTCAGTTAGTCCTGAAACTGAACCTATACTATCCCCTCAGACTAAAGATACAGCTAAAGAGTGGACCAAATTTATTGATAGTCCTACCAGTTCAGTGTCTTCTCCAGGACCCAAACCAGTAAATTTTGACTTTCAAAAAGTTACTTTAGATAAGGATTCCAAAATACTCCACCCTGTACCATTACGCCTTACCCCAGAAGTAGCTAGTAATAATCATGTAGAAGATCAAACTGATGGTAAGGATTTGCATAgcccaaaaaaattttcagaaaacgCGCTCTCGCAAAATTTACAGAACTTGAATATTGGAGCACAAAATAGTGCCATACAACGTCCTCaagcaaagaaaataaatattcccGGACCAGGAGCAATTCCCCCTCCCCCTcctaataatcaaaataatggtgAAGAAGGTCCTGTAAGCCTTCCTGCCTTCCCTCCaccaaaaaaggaaaaacctcCCCCTCCACCACCTAGACCATTTAAAACCCATGGTCGAAGTTCTTCTCTAGACTTGAATAGGCTTAGTAAACTTGGGGCGCCGCCG
This DNA window, taken from Diorhabda sublineata isolate icDioSubl1.1 chromosome 4, icDioSubl1.1, whole genome shotgun sequence, encodes the following:
- the LOC130443038 gene encoding uncharacterized protein LOC130443038, which produces MENNRQTTRNSVNTELTSTQINAVEDMVVVPSSSQAEDTSSMATSEVTNNIQTPLIINGAGMHLERPRVILVANSIIRHCSPQLVHIINPNPHVHIGEEDVNNTFHRRCIELKYELLKRKLNLLKLKRDGLAKQFDTRMKLLKTRIYFEKKKLYIFRKKYRC
- the LOC130443037 gene encoding ralBP1-associated Eps domain-containing protein 1; the encoded protein is MDDLQLSDTLQRYFSDVFLCCDEDNSGKASLTKTIELIQSGSVPEDVISQISDICWALGSNYLNKKQFFSALKLVAAYQANIPVRSEVLTSKIELPLPRFTWTVIDNKSPIGDLIELRHHPNDYTEQVDTASTDSEIESETVRNGSPDMSSATSDSPTPTNSVQDRSWVVSGVWHGLISEEQRQLLGTEEESSEKHSSEEDTEVSSEVWTITNEQREYYTNQFRSLQPDTNALLAGPIARTFFEKSRLPIHELRKIWQLADVTKDGALSLQEFNTAMHLVVLRRNHIELPDVLPPTLVPGNETPLSVSPETEPILSPQTKDTAKEWTKFIDSPTSSVSSPGPKPVNFDFQKVTLDKDSKILHPVPLRLTPEVASNNHVEDQTDGKDLHSPKKFSENALSQNLQNLNIGAQNSAIQRPQAKKINIPGPGAIPPPPPNNQNNGEEGPVSLPAFPPPKKEKPPPPPPRPFKTHGRSSSLDLNRLSKLGAPPTVPPRISPNIQGTKKLINQRSEGDSSSHAEAFANFEQFEFEKYENVSEGIFRGDVYEAERKKLFAQFSQPSTSDEAPRKHGAFEIYRKPQVNSSPVSQEDKAKWQLFQQLQEENTVLLRICQELSQELAELREEKLTLKVRLEKQLSGG